From the genome of Chloroflexaceae bacterium:
CATCTTTCCCGAAGGCACCTCGCCCCGTGAGGGCGAGCCGGATCAGGTTCGGGTCACTGTGCAAGTGGCGCCGGTGAACCTGCCTCTGCAGATCCAGTTGCCGGCCCCGGTGACGGTAGCGGGCCTTGCGGCGGGCTTGCAGGTCAGCGTTGTCCCGTCAACGGTTGAGTTGACGCTGGCGGGCACGAGTCAGGCCCTGGCAACGCTGAGCCAGACGCCACTGCGGGCGGTCGTGACCGTGAGCGATCTTGGCCCCGGCATCTATCGCCTGCCGGTGAGCGTTGCACTGCCACCTGGCGTCAGCCTGAGCGGCCCCCCGCCGGAGGTGCAGGTCACGCTGCGATCGGTCCCCGTTCCGACGCCCTCGCCCATACCAGGCAACCCGGACATCACGCCGTCTCCAGAGCCAGGCAGCACGCCTGCGCCGGGAGGCGCGCCCGAGCCGGGCGCCACCTCCGAGGCGACGCCAACGCCCTGAGGGAGGGATGGTAGATTGCGGATTGGGCGCGGCGCAAGTGACGGTGGCCGGCATCATTACCTATCGCCCAAACCGCTCATCTCGAACCGTATGATCCACGGCGAAGATCGTCACCCCGTTGCGGCCATACACCTGCACATAGCCGGGGCGCCCGGCGAAGAGGCCGGCCTGTAGCGGCCCTACGCCTTCTACCAGGTAGATATGGGTAATGCCCTCGGCGCGGATCAGGTCGAAGATCGCCTGTTCCTGGCCGGGCGCGTAGCCGATCACCGTATCGGCCGCAGCGTTGACGCGGGCGACATAGTCGGGCGGGCCGTACACGTAGACGACCGGCGGCGCGCTGGTCCAGCGCCCGGCCAGCGGCAACAGCCACCAGCCGCCGTCGGCGCCGCGGCGCGCCGCGGGCAGCCATGGCGCGGCATTGACCAGGAAGCGCGCCTCTGGCGGCGTCTCCGCCGCGGCCCAGGCCAGGGCCTCCGGCTCTCCGGGGCGCACCAGCAGGGTGACGGGGTTAATGATTGCGCGGCTGTTGATCGCGCCCCAGACTCCCAGGCCGATCACCATAATGGCGATGACCGGGAGCAGGAAGGGACGCAGGCGCGGGCGCATCGCCTCCAGCCAGCGGCAACCCAGCGCCGCGCCGCCGCCGATGAGCAGCGCCAGGGGCAGGAACAGGCTGATGACCAGCACATCATTGGGCAGCAGCCAGAGGTAGGGGAGTTTGACCAGGGCCGGGTTCAGCAGCAGCAGAACTGCGCCGGCAAGGGCCAGCAGCGGCTTGCGACGCAGCGCCCCGTTGATCAGCGTTACCGCTCCGGCGGCGGGGAGCGCGTAGCCCAGCAGCCAGGGGTTGGTCGCCAGCGCCAGCAACCCGACCCAGATCAGCAGCGCGGCGCCAGCGCGTTCGCGCCGCCACAGGGCGAGCAGTGCGCTGCCAAGGGCCAGGGCGACCAGCATGCGGTTGGGCGCAATCCACAGCAGGTTCTCGTTCAGCGCGTTGTAACTGCCGCTGCCGGCCAGTTCGCCCGCTGCCGCCGCGGGCAGCAGGGCGCGATTGATGATCAGCGCCAGCCACGGGGCGGTCAGCGCGGCTGCGGCGGCCGCAGCCGCCGCAGCGCCGGGCAGGCGCGCTCGCAGCTCCGCCCAGGGTCGCCCGGCGGCCCAGACCAGGCCGAGGGCCGCGAGGAGCAGCAGGCCGAAGATCAACATCCGAATGTGCACCAGGTTCAGCCCGGCCAGGCAGAGGGCCACGGCCAGCCACCACCCTCGTCCCCGGTGATGCAGCGCCGCGTTCCAGGCAATGGCCAGACCGGGCAGCATCAGCAGGCCGGCCAGTTGAGTGTAGCGCCCCCACGAGAGGTAGTACGCCGGCATCAGCGACACCAGGCCGACGATCAGGGCCGCCACCGGCGCGGCCAGCGGGCGGCCCCATAGCGCGAGGGCCAGTCCGGCGACCGTCAGCGCATTCAGCGCGTTGAGGATCTGCCCGCTGACGAGCAGAGTCTGGGGAAGGCTCGTACCGCTCAGCCGCAGCAGCGTGGCGATGGTCACGTGGTAGCCCCAGTGGTAGGGCAGGTCTCGCACCGGCAGGTACGGTTCTAAGGACAGCGGGGCCGTGCCCGTCTCGGCGGCGACGCGCACAAGCAGGGCATGGTGCACCGAATCAACCCAGGGCGGGAAGGCCAGACCCTCGATCTGCACGAAGCGGGTCCACAGGGTCAGGGCGAAGATGATCGCGGTGAGCGCGCCAGCCCGGCGCAGATCGGCGAGCGCCTGAGCGGAAGGGGCGCCGGGGGCGGCCCCCAGGTCGCGCCAGGCGCAGACCAGGGTGGCGCAGGCGAGCAGCACGGCAGCCAGCCAGAGGCCCGGCGCGCCGAGGGCCACGCGCGCGACATGGAGCCACTGGTAGGCCAGTGGAACGAGGCTGAGACTCAGCGCCAGCCAGAGGCTCAGCCGCGCCAGCAACGGGAGCGGCGGGGCCAGGCGTCGCTCGATGAGGTAGCCCGGTGCAAGGAGCACAAGCGCCATCGCCACCATCAGCCGTCCGGCGGGCGCGACCAGCACGGCGGGGATCACCCCCAGCCCGACAGCGAGGAGCAGACGGCGACCTCGAGTGTTCCAGCGGGGCGCGGCAACGGTTGTCGGAGAGCTGGCCATCGGCACCTGGCGGCTGCGCGCGGCGCGGCAGCGCCGCGTTGTCTGGACTGTCATTGTACTACGATTGCTTTCGGGCTTACAGTGGAGCGTGCCAGGGAGCGTAGAGGACGGGCTTGTTGATCTGCGGTAGATATGTGCTCGGTTAGCCGGAAACACCATCGTACTAAGAACTCCGTTGCCCTTTCGCCCGGACCCGTGGTATAATCTCGCGTTGATACAGGTACGGCGCTGCGCCGTCAGGCGCGGCCCATCTTTCTTTCTGTTCCGCCGCGCTCCCCGGGCCGCGCAGCCGGGCGAGAATAGGTCGAGCGGGACGTCACCAGAGGAGGAATACGTGCGCGAACGTCGTCGTGACTACGAGTTGATGTTCATTATCAGCCCCCTGGCAGCGAGCGACGAGGGGGTGGCGGCAGTAGTGGAACGGGTACGGCAGGCCATCGAGTCGAATGGCGGCGAGGTGCAATCAGTGAACCACTCGTCGCCGTGGGGCCGGCGCAAGCTGGCTTATCCTATCCGCGAGTATGTGACCGGCGAGCCCAGCCGCCGTAATTTCACCGAGGGCTACTACGTGCTGATGCACTTCAGTCTCAGCGCCGCCAGGGTGATCGAGGTGGAGCGAACCCTTAAACTGACCGACACTATCCTGCGCTACCTGATCACCGTTGTGGAGCAGAAAGGTTCTTCCTCCGCGCCGGTTGCCGAAGTAGAGGAGGAGGCCGAGACGGTCGAGCCGATTGGCGAGAGCGATGAGGGGTGAGCCAACGCTCCGCTGCGCAGATGCCCTAGGCGCTAAGGAGAGGCGAGCAATGGCACGTGATCTGAACAAAGTCATGCTGATCGGACGCCTCGGCACCGATCCCGAGATGCGCTACACCGCCTCGGGCAACCCGGTGACGACGTTTCGCCTCGCCGTAGGGCGGCAATGGCGCGACAATGCTGGCGAGATCCACGATGAGACCGAGTGGTTCAACATTGTGACCTGGAACCGCCTGGCTGAGACCTGCAACCAGTACCTGACCAGAGGCGCGCGGGTTTACCTGGAAGGTCGCCTCCAGACCCGTTCGTGGGAGGATCAGCAGAGCGGCCAGACGCGCTATCGCACCGAGGTGATCGCCAGCGATCTAATCATGCTCGATAGCCGTTCCAGCCGCGAGCCCGATGATTACCCGCCGCCGCGCGAAACGCACCGCCCGCAGCGGGGCGGCGCGCAACCTCCGCCGCCGCCTGACATTGGTGATGAGGATATTCCGTTCTGATGTTTGGTGGTCGTTCTGGCAGCGCAGTCGCCGGAACGACCAGCAAATGATGCGCAGGGCGCCGCGCCGCCCGCTGCCCACCGCCAGAATGTGAAAACTTGCTCCAGCAGATGGTCAACGTCCTCTCCTGATGCCTCCGCGATGCGGGAGGCGTGCCGTGAAGCGCGCTTCCCGCATCGCGCCTTACATACATCATCATGGCAGAAACTCCAAACAACCCTCAGCGGGGCGGCGCCCCGAAGTCGCCCGCCGCGCGCGCGAAGCCAGCGGGCGGCGCCCCGGGCCCCCGGCGCGTCGCTGCCCGTAAGCTCCAGGAAGAGCAACGCCAGCGGCTGGTCATCCTGGTGACCGCCGCGGCCCTTGGCCTGGCCCTCCTGGCCGTGCTGATCGGCCTGGCCTACGAAAACCTCTGGTTGCCCAGCCGCCCCGTCGCCCGCGTCGGCGCGATTGAACTCTCCCGTTCAGGGTACTGGACCGAGCGGCGCCAGGCCTATGCCCGTCAGATTACGCAGAACTTTCAGCTTCTGGCCCTCTTCGGCGGCAATGCTCAGTTTACCCAGCAGTTTCTCGGCCAGAGCCCGGTGATTGACCAGCAGGTCGCCGCCATCCGCGGCGCTCTCGTGGACGAGACGGTGGTTGAACAGTGGATCACCCGCCAGGTGAAGGAACAGGGCGCCGCCCTGATGGGTGTCCAGGTCACCGACGAGGAAGTCAACCAGGCCATGGCCATCGATCTCGGCCCGATCTTTCTGCCCCCGCCCACCGAGCCGGTAACCCGTACCGTGACCCCTGCTCCGGAGGATACCGCCCTGCCCACCGGCGCCCCCGGCGCCACTGCGGCCCCGGAGTCCATCCCGACCGCCGAGGCTACGCCGACCCCCGGCGGCCCTACGGCAACCCCGGCGCCGACCGCGACTCCGGCGCCGACCAGCACTCCTCTCCCGACGCCAGCACCGGCCGAAGCGGCCATCCAGGTTGATGAGATCGTTAATGAGATCTTCCGGCGCTACGAACTGGAACTGGCCGCTGTCGGCGCCAAAC
Proteins encoded in this window:
- the rpsF gene encoding 30S ribosomal protein S6, with translation MRERRRDYELMFIISPLAASDEGVAAVVERVRQAIESNGGEVQSVNHSSPWGRRKLAYPIREYVTGEPSRRNFTEGYYVLMHFSLSAARVIEVERTLKLTDTILRYLITVVEQKGSSSAPVAEVEEEAETVEPIGESDEG
- a CDS encoding single-stranded DNA-binding protein — encoded protein: MARDLNKVMLIGRLGTDPEMRYTASGNPVTTFRLAVGRQWRDNAGEIHDETEWFNIVTWNRLAETCNQYLTRGARVYLEGRLQTRSWEDQQSGQTRYRTEVIASDLIMLDSRSSREPDDYPPPRETHRPQRGGAQPPPPPDIGDEDIPF
- a CDS encoding peptidylprolyl isomerase, whose product is MAETPNNPQRGGAPKSPAARAKPAGGAPGPRRVAARKLQEEQRQRLVILVTAAALGLALLAVLIGLAYENLWLPSRPVARVGAIELSRSGYWTERRQAYARQITQNFQLLALFGGNAQFTQQFLGQSPVIDQQVAAIRGALVDETVVEQWITRQVKEQGAALMGVQVTDEEVNQAMAIDLGPIFLPPPTEPVTRTVTPAPEDTALPTGAPGATAAPESIPTAEATPTPGGPTATPAPTATPAPTSTPLPTPAPAEAAIQVDEIVNEIFRRYELELAAVGAKPELRKDDFRAALLTQYREQEVTTRVQEALVPEEGFTYSQEPERVSARQIFIAVTTPEGAAQEQIDAAFAEARPRADAIAAELRDGADFTALAAERSDDAGSREQGGDLGAFDRDGRADNGATYPPELVAAAFDLPEGRISDPIRTRFGWHVLEVTRRDIPSEENQLREARTRALDRWVEEQRATLGVRRFPEPTPSPTAAPATPVPTPEPTYLPGPPTPLPTPTPAPTGTATPAPAETATATPAP